The following are encoded together in the bacterium genome:
- the rplV gene encoding 50S ribosomal protein L22 — translation MYSATARYTRISTTKMKLALDMVRKKKASEALEILRFVPNKSARILEKLIRSAIANAQNKDKNVVSENLYIRELRLGPGPMLRWAKRWRPKAMGRAGRIRKRTSHITVILDSQS, via the coding sequence ATGTATTCTGCAACAGCAAGATATACGCGAATTTCAACGACAAAAATGAAATTAGCACTCGATATGGTGCGTAAGAAAAAAGCGAGTGAAGCGCTGGAAATCTTACGATTTGTTCCGAATAAAAGTGCGCGAATTTTAGAGAAATTGATTCGTTCAGCAATCGCTAACGCGCAAAATAAAGATAAAAATGTTGTTTCCGAGAATTTGTATATCCGGGAACTTCGGTTGGGGCCGGGTCCGATGCTTCGCTGGGCGAAACGATGGCGGCCGAAAGCAATGGGCCGTGCCGGTCGAATTCGGAAACGGACTAGCCATATCACGGTTATTTTAGATAGCCAGAGCTAA
- the rpsS gene encoding 30S ribosomal protein S19 — MGRSLKKGPFVDEKLIKKLDKMDRSGEKSVIKTWSRRCTITPRMVGYTFAVHNGKKFIPVYITENMVGHKLGEFSHTRTFRAHGHHTERSTAIK, encoded by the coding sequence ATGGGTCGTTCATTAAAAAAAGGACCGTTTGTTGATGAGAAGTTAATCAAAAAACTTGATAAAATGGATCGTTCCGGGGAAAAAAGTGTAATTAAGACCTGGTCGCGCCGATGCACGATTACGCCTAGAATGGTCGGATATACCTTTGCAGTACACAATGGGAAAAAGTTTATTCCGGTATATATCACCGAAAATATGGTTGGACATAAACTAGGTGAATTTTCCCATACCCGAACCTTCCGAGCTCACGGACATCATACTGAACGGTCAACCGCAATCAAATAG